A single region of the Ascaphus truei isolate aAscTru1 chromosome 6, aAscTru1.hap1, whole genome shotgun sequence genome encodes:
- the LOC142496924 gene encoding uncharacterized protein LOC142496924: MALTASTAFLLLLGLMVSPVFIHSTAAADFNCTILNGNYNENSNFTLNVSSTTFNANQTYTVTVTGSGNVTVVLQAVWNSSNVGTWSAGANSNSNCTGNPVFQDPFQANGPLVANWSSPNQMAKVVINAYIVTDNVTYKNSKELNAAAATVPPTNQTTVAPTNQTTVAPTNQTTVALTNQTKVAPTNQTTVAPAKQTPVAPANQTTAIKATTLKSTGSVKQPGYVFLALIQTLGLLLISSKLLS; encoded by the exons ATGGCACTCACAGCATCCACTGCGTTCCTTCTGCTCCTTGGTCTGATGGTCTCACCTGTCTTcatacacagcactgcagctgctGATTTCAACTGCACTATTCTGAATGGCAACTACAATGAGAACAGCAATTTTACACTGAATGTCTCATCCACTACGTTTAATGCCAATCAAACATACACAG TGACGGTCACTGGAAGTGGAAATGTTACAGTCGTTCTGCAGGCTGTATGGAACTCTTCCAATGTGGGAACTTGGTCAGCAGGAGCAAACTCAAACTCTAACTGTACAGGAAACCCCGTGTTCCAGGATCCATTCCAAGCAAATGGCCCTCTGGTTGCAAACTGGAGTTCACCAAATCAAATGGCTAAAGTTGTAATAAA CGCTTATATCGTCACTGACAATGTCACATACAAGAATTCTAAAGAGCTGAATGCAG CTGCAGCCACAGTTCCTCCAACCAATCAAACCACAGTTGCTCCAACCAATCAAACCACAGTTGCTCCAACCAATCAAACCACAGTTGctctaaccaatcaaaccaaagTTGCTCCAACCAATCAAACCACAGTTGCTCCAGCCAAACAAACCCCAGTTGCTCCAGCCAATCAAACCACAG CAATCAAAGCTACGACCTTGAAAAGCACAGGTTCTGTGAAACAGCCTGGCTATGTGTTCCTGGCTCTGATCCAGACCCTCGGCCTGCTTCTTATCAGCAGCAAATTGTTATCATAA